CATGGCGGATCGCCAGGCTCAAGAGGTGGGCATCGGTGACCTGGCGGTGGCCGACGAGCCGCTGTCGAGAGACGAGCTCGTCGGTGGCAAGCGACACGTCGTCGGTCCAGAAGACGTGCCCGGGCTGCGCGACCATGATCTCGAGTAGTTGAATAGCCTCCGCCGGGCTGCGCGCCTCGGGGGTCGTCGCCGGGTTCGAGGAAACCCGGACGAAGCCACTCTCGGTGACGGAACAGGTCGCCCAACCACG
This genomic window from bacterium contains:
- a CDS encoding PIN domain-containing protein, which translates into the protein MSLLDVNALVALAWPNHIHHETAHLWFAEQQPRGWATCSVTESGFVRVSSNPATTPEARSPAEAIQLLEIMVAQPGHVFWTDDVSLATDELVSRQRLVGHRQVTDAHLLSLAIRHGGRLATFDRGMLQLVPQGREPLDVVDLIE